In Calliopsis andreniformis isolate RMS-2024a chromosome 9, iyCalAndr_principal, whole genome shotgun sequence, the genomic window CTTCGCTGTCGACACTGAGTTTTTGTACAGTTAACTGTTTGTAAGAATGTCTCGACAcgattaataatattattaatattttgtattatGTCATTGTGTTGTTAAATCTTGTATTTAATAAACCATTCAGAAAAACCTTACATGGGTACATCGTCCATAAGCGCTTTAACTTTCAACATTACCAAGTGTATATGTAACGAAAGAAGATATGAAACTATTTTCAGATTCTGTTTTTTCTGTAAGCTTCCACGAGCAAGAGGGAAACGCGTAGCATTCGCGATAACGTTTTCTAAACTAACAATATACACTAATTTAGCGGCCCGTGAATCAACTGTGCCTGTCAATTGAATAATCGCATACTAGCTGTTATAATGTACGATGTGCTGGCCATCAAGTGATATACTATTACGCTCTAAGTCCTCGGATTGTCCGTAATCGTCGCTGTCGATGGTAATTATTTCGCTCGTGATGATCTGTAATCGATTTTAACGATGCTGTCCCACGTTTAATTGCTGACAATTGCTCTCGGGCTAAATGGACTGCAAACGTTTCATTGATGTCTATCAATTTGGTATTCCTAGAGCTGTTATCTAGTTTGACCCTTTGATCATTAAGCAAAGACAACAATCTTGTTAACAGCAATCTTCTGCCTTTGTAGAATATCCTTTCGTTTGTGCTTACTTTTAATTAAACCCATTGGTGAAATTTCATTGAAAAGATTTATGAACCAATGATAGATTGTAAATTACACTTTTCTTTCAATTACTGAGAAATTTCATCAGATTTGCAATTCGAGAAAATTAGAACCAGAGATTTAAATGAAACATTTGCATTAAGTGTTCTGACTAACATGAAAATAGTAAAAGTAACGAATCTGAatttaattttttcagatttttaaatttcaatcctTTCACAGAATTAGTCTCTATTACTTTCCATTACAAACATTTCTACTGACATCATTGCTCTTCATAAATTAATACTGTGCTCTTTCTTCCAGTTTCCTGTGGGACTCTCTGTAACAAAATTCAACCGACCAAtgcatatttgaattttcgGCAGAATCCTCGTCGAGACCGTCTTCCGGCATGGCTGGGCCAGTTTTATCAGGAAATGCACAATTTAACAATTGTGTCCAATTATTTTTCCAGGGGCCTCGTCTTTGATTGGTCATCTGAGACCGCGCCACGGCGGCCCTTTGCGGCCTCTGTGTTTAATCCGCCAGGCGACCGCACTCGAACGATCGTCGAACTCTTATTTCTGGCACGGGTGATTCAAAGTGTCTCTCTATCCTATTACATGCCGTGGACGACAATACGCGTGTGTCTCTTCAGACGTAACCTTCGCGTTTAATTCCTCGTATTCAGCGTTTGAAACGCGGTGCAATTGGTTCGGCAAAAGCGAGGATGATGAAAAGGGGTCAAGTACCAGAATCGTGGAAAGACGTGGCTTGCAGGTGAAATTccctgttattatgattttttaattTCCAGAGGAGAATATTTTCTGTGGTAAATGTAATTACGTATCTATTATTTTTTTTAGGTGAAAATGCTGCACGAGGCTATAATAGTTAAACGTAGATTATGTAGGTGTGTATAATTTGAGTACTCTGCAAGAATAAAGTCGAAGTACGGAAGATATTATCTTAGATTTTAAAAATATAGTAGCTGTTTAGTGGGGAGGGGATGAACAGAGTCCTCAGATTACTAGATCAGTAATTTTATTGATATGTAAGTTGTCTTGGACGAGGTTGTTACAAAGTCCTAGTCAAGGGTATGTCTAGTGACTAATAAAATATTAGCACAAAGTTAGCCATCAAACAGTTTGAACGATTACACTGTGTgagttaaaatatttcaaagttgACAAGAAGTGCATAACAGATGCAGCTGAAGGATCTCTGCACAACCCACGTCGTCTCAAGAACTGAAAACTCACCTCTAGAACAGTCAAAGGTCCCCGTTTCGAAACTTGGATACATCAGCGCTAAGTAAACAAGTTTACTACGATTTACTAGAATCAGCAGATTAGAACTGCAGGATAAGCAAGTATCTAATCAGGTCCTGAGAATTCCATGTGACGAGCACGCGCTGCGAGGCAACGAATGGCGCGATACATTGTAACGCTGTGGCATAGAGCTCGCTATGATTCCCTGAAGGAGAGGAGTGTTACGCATATATGTAGCTCTCTAGGCGTTTAAGATACAATTTCAATTGACTTATGACCCCACTCTGTAGCCTGCTCGGACATCGTTTGCCTTCTGGTTACAGTGCAGCCACTTGTTCACTCCGTGACGACCATCCACCGAGGATGAACCGACACAGTGAACTCCTCTTCGTCTTCTTGGTCGTTGCCATATCCGCGGCCTGCGCGGAAGTCGTGCCATGGCGGCCGTGTCTTAACGTTGATCGTGAGTATCGGTCGTTCGATTATTTCAATTCAGAGTAGAATTATTGAAAATCTTTGGCTCCTGGGACGAAGTGCAACGAGTAGACTGGGTTTAAGGTGAAGTTCTCAGGGTCCTTTTGAAGTGTTGCATTTGACTGAGTGCTGACGTTGTAGTTCGATTAAAATTATAGAGGAATAGAAAGTTAGATTGCTGGGAAGGAATTTAGTGTCTTTCCTTTTGATAAATACGTAGGAACTAATTCTGGCACGCCGATAGAGTGCTTTCAGTTGATAAAGTGCACGCGCTGAGAACTGTGAGCAACAGCTTGTGATAAATTTGTTGCATAGATAATGTGTTATTCACACAGTCTAACGATATCGTGTTTTCTCTTCTCTCGATAAGATTTTTTGCTAGGAAGAGCAACGCTGGATATTTCTCGAGTTGTTGAGCAAcagaattttaataataattattagttaACGTTTTTCACGTTACTCTTACACTTTCTATATTTTATTCTATCGAAAAGGATCACTTTGGGAAGTACCATTAGTTGCAAATGGCACTCGTCCTCAGAATCAtcaaagataaaaataaaagttttcTATTTAAATCAGTATTTAATTTTCCATGATAGTAGGTGGCCTCGTTAAGTGACCTAAATTTGAAAGTCAGCTTGCTTGGTccaacaataatcaatctcgtaacgATACTCTATCCAGATTGGTTCCTTCGTCAAAGGTTCCTTCTTTGCTTTGTCGGTCAAGGAAAAAGGCACGCGATTCGGCGCGAAGAAAAGTCGCgataaaacgccagaagaatattccTCGAGCTGTCATTCATGCAAAAAACGTGAAGCGCGATGCTCCAACTCGTTCCCTCCCACAGACGTACACTTCATCCTTGTCCATTTCGCCGATTCCAAGAAACTAGCTCGGCTTTTTCAATTGCCTCAGAAACTGCGACAGCAAAAAAAGCTGGTTCCATCTCTCGTGACTTGCAGTCGGAGACGGAGCGCACACGTCCGTGAGAAAAAAACGAGACGGGGCACGGTTGTTCTTCGGTCTGCTCTTTTATGAATGAATGCTCGCAGCGTGAACAGCAGCCGATTGCTTTTCGCTGACGCTAAGCTTTTTTTCTTCGTTTAGCGCCAGCAATGGTCAGAAGCGAGTTTTTTTAGTTCCAAGAAACGCTGGGAATGGACAGGAGCTTCTTCGTAGTTTCTACTGTTTTAGATTAGAGAGCGTGGAATTATGGATGGAGCATTAATTGAGGAGTATGGACATTTTTTTAAGTACTCGTTTTGCTTGCAGCTAATGCGCCACCTAATTGTACCATACACGAGGTAATTGTGGAGCCCTGTAAAGAAGCTGCGGAGGGAAAACCATGTAAATTAAAAAGGGGAATCGTTTCTAACGTGACTGCTCATTATACGCCTGGTGAGTTTTATATTCTTTTGGATAACACTAGGACTACTAGAAAAAAGCCAAAATTACCTGATCATATAGAATTTGGAATCCCCTAGCGTTCGATTATGCATGAGGAAGAGTCGTCACAGTGTTCTAAAGTGGATAAAGTATAACCGTGAATTAATTGAACTGTTTTGGATCGCTCGTAATGAATTTATAGGAAAGACAATATGGATTTTCGCTTGTAAAGTGTAGTATTTTTCTTTCAGCCTTTTCGACAAATAACATACAGGGTCGGATATTTTGGGCAAGTCAAGTGATGGATATTCCGTTTTTGGGGCTGGATCCTAACGTTTGTCTGGCGACGACGTGTCCCATCGTGGCTGGACAGAGAAACATGTACCACACGGAAGTAGCGATTTTGAAGAAATATCCTGTTGTAAGGAAATCGTTTTTAGTGTACAGTTTTGTCTCAATAGAAACTCGTGAATTGGGATCACTTCACTTGAGACCGCTGGGCTTAAAAGATACAAGAAATTTATTTCTAATATCAGTTTACTTTCTCAAAAGCGAGGTCCAGTACCAGATGTAATATgtgaattatgacgaatattttgttaaaaagaacATTAACCGATAGAACAAGAGGTAGAAGaagataaaaattaataagGGTTGTTTTTCTTACGAGGTCTTCAATTGGTCGTATATCGAGACAACTCTGTAGCTTAGCAAATCAGTGTCTGAACGTTTCTAACATTAATTTACTTCTGTTTCAGAGGATGTACGATCTGAAGTGGAGGATCTGGAACGAGCACCAGCAAGAATGCTGTTTCTTGTTTCAAATAAAGATAGTAAAATAACATCACTCCTTCGCTCCAACCCGCTCAAATAATTCTAATTCACAATTTGCTAACTTAATCGAATAAACGGGCCGTTCTATCGATCTGCAAGTGTTTCATTCCCTGACGATTTACTTTAAGGtttcaaaaaataataatagagaTACGCACATGAGTGACTGACTGGGTTTTCCCATCCTATTTTCATTGCTATGGAAACCATGCCTACGCAAGAAATGTACAACATGTGATGTACGTAGAATCAATAGAAATGCTTCTCGCGAAGACATTTGTATTTTTACTATTTGTCTCCTTTATTGTTTAGATAGTAGGCAATCTTTAGCGTTGGAAGTGGGAGAAAAC contains:
- the LOC143183808 gene encoding MD-2-related lipid-recognition protein is translated as MTPLCSLLGHRLPSGYSAATCSLRDDHPPRMNRHSELLFVFLVVAISAACAEVVPWRPCLNVDPNAPPNCTIHEVIVEPCKEAAEGKPCKLKRGIVSNVTAHYTPAFSTNNIQGRIFWASQVMDIPFLGLDPNVCLATTCPIVAGQRNMYHTEVAILKKYPVRMYDLKWRIWNEHQQECCFLFQIKIVK